A part of Candidatus Moraniibacteriota bacterium genomic DNA contains:
- a CDS encoding 50S ribosomal protein L10, with protein MQTKKQKEDIVGDVTERVRSSKSVVFAKYAGLTVKESMELQRELRKSGGSLRVVKKTLLSIALKSVGVQVDVRALEGQIVAAFSPDEVTAPKVLVEFAKKHKALVIAAGSLGDKALSADEVAALSKLPSLLELRAQLAGTLMAPISGFARTLSGNLSGLVRTLRQVAEQKG; from the coding sequence ATGCAGACAAAGAAACAGAAGGAAGATATCGTCGGCGATGTGACGGAACGAGTGCGTTCGTCAAAGTCAGTCGTGTTTGCGAAGTATGCCGGTCTTACCGTGAAAGAGTCCATGGAGCTTCAGCGGGAACTTCGGAAAAGTGGTGGCTCGCTTCGCGTAGTGAAGAAGACGCTTCTTTCGATTGCGCTCAAGTCGGTTGGGGTTCAGGTGGACGTACGGGCGCTTGAAGGGCAGATTGTTGCGGCGTTTTCTCCGGACGAGGTGACCGCGCCAAAGGTGCTGGTTGAGTTTGCCAAGAAGCACAAAGCACTCGTCATTGCGGCAGGATCGCTTGGAGACAAAGCGTTGTCAGCAGATGAGGTAGCAGCGCTTTCGAAGCTTCCATCATTGTTGGAACTTCGGGCACAGCTTGCCGGGACGCTTATGGCACCGATTTCTGGATTTGCTCGGACGCTTTCGGGAAATCTCTCGGGATTGGTTCGTACACTCCGGCAGGTTGCTGAACAGAAAGGCTAG